In the Deinococcus malanensis genome, one interval contains:
- a CDS encoding MarR family winged helix-turn-helix transcriptional regulator, translating into MLTLTPTELLAWRGFLHAHDTLWKALDAELTAHDLNLPAYELLTTLEEAGSQGLRMTDLARRVRFSGGGLTRLADKLQAQGLIERRRCATDGRGWEAALTEQGQKKLRRVHVRHLREVRRRFLDRLTPEETRLLAGLWPRFQEEAR; encoded by the coding sequence ATGTTAACCCTGACTCCTACCGAACTGCTCGCCTGGCGCGGCTTCCTGCACGCCCACGACACCCTCTGGAAGGCGCTGGACGCCGAACTGACCGCCCATGACCTCAACCTTCCGGCCTACGAACTGCTGACCACGCTGGAAGAGGCCGGTTCCCAGGGGCTGCGTATGACTGATCTGGCCCGCCGGGTGCGCTTCAGCGGAGGTGGCCTGACCCGCCTGGCGGACAAGTTACAGGCGCAGGGGCTGATCGAACGCCGCCGCTGTGCCACCGATGGGAGGGGGTGGGAAGCGGCGCTGACCGAGCAGGGGCAAAAGAAGCTGCGCCGGGTTCACGTGCGTCATCTGCGGGAGGTCCGCCGCCGCTTCCTGGACCGCCTGACCCCAGAGGAAACCAGACTGCTCGCGGGCCTGTGGCCCCGTTTTCAGGAGGAAGCCCGATGA